A part of Chanos chanos chromosome 9, fChaCha1.1, whole genome shotgun sequence genomic DNA contains:
- the sac3d1 gene encoding SAC3 domain-containing protein 1 yields MNRNPPNRVRPHASRRGRGGWQKQRREGERNRSERGSDSGSGTAPDSVPRGTCTTMCPARELKEREAQNRLHCFEMLAGTERDRLPKADVSRTVKEYSRPAAGKDSTRPSDLRPPAVLLKTVNFLIDDIAASPSLQQWTEVYGFVFDRLRSVRQDMIIQRVSGPDCVAVLERTVRFHVYASYRLCGAPLRHYDPHINDTHLQESLSWLLECYSHGQHPNQEEFYALNLLYNLGSSFAMQHVLELPERVRSSPSVRLALAISRAYLERNPVRVLRLARQLTFLQGCALHRHLLACRTELLLLYSHGHSSRNCRFPLDRLSLVLSLDEPLTTQLCQAHGVQVNGDWVAFSKTGFAETPSGDFQCRQTHKLLDSKQKDLSVSSIIHGCV; encoded by the exons ATGAACAGGAATCCTCCAAACCGTGT GAGACCTCACGCGTCCCGAAGAGGAAGGGGAGGATGGCAGAAGCAGCGgcgcgagggagagagaaacaggtccgAACGGGGTTCGGACTCTGGTTCGGGAACAGCCCCGGACTCAGTTCCCCGGGGTACTTGCACGACAATGTGCCCTGCCCGTGAGCTCAAGGAGCGGGAGGCCCAAAATCGACttcactgttttgagatgttaGCTGGTACGGAAAGGGACCGACTGCCCAAAGCTGACGTCTCTCGCACAGTCAAGGAGTACTCCCGGCCCGCAGCAGGGAAAGACTCCACACGACCCAGTGACCTCCGGCCTCCTGCGGTTCTCTTGAAGACTGTGAACTTTTTGATCGATGACATCGCCGCTTCGCCCTCTCTTCAGCAGTGGACAGAG GTCTACGGTTTCGTGTTCGACCGGCTGCGCAGCGTGCGGCAGGACATGATCATACAGCGAGTGTCGGGGCCGGACTGCGTCGCCGTGCTGGAGCGCACGGTGCGTTTCCACGTCTACGCCTCCTACCGCCTGTGTGGGGCGCCGCTGAGACACTACGATCCCCATATCAACGACACACACCTACAGGAGAGCCTCAGCTGGCTGCTGGAGTGTTACAGCCACGGCCAACACCCAAATCAAGAGGAGTTTTATGCCCTCAATCTACTCTATAACCTGG GTTCATCCTTTGCCATGCAGCATGTTCTGGAGCTGCCGGAGCGGGTCCGTTCCTCCCCATCAGTCCGCCTGGCGCTCGCCATCAGCCGGGCTTATCTGGAGCGGAACCCCGTCCGTGTTCTCCGACTCGCTCGCCAGTTGACCTTCCTGCAGGGCTGTGCTCTCCATCGCCACCTACTGGCCTGCAGGACGGAACTGCTCCTGCTCTATAGTCACGGACACAGCAGCCGCAACTGCCGTTTTCCTTTAGACAGACTCTCCCTCGTCCTCTCTCTGGACGAGCCCCTCACTACCCAGCTGTGCCAAGCACACGGGGTGCAGGTCAACGGGGACTGGGTCGCCTTCTCCAAAACGGGCTTCGCCGAGACCCCCTCTGGGGACTTTCAGTGTAGGCAGACGCACAAACTACTGGACAGTAAGCAGAaggatctctctgtctccagcatcATTCATGGCTGTGTTTAG
- the haus8 gene encoding HAUS augmin-like complex subunit 8, which yields MASRKPSTLLKGQKSASEDSQNSRNENSGNDSGTRVKAKSAGTIVKSRYLQTERKTMTKNSVLNESTFLPPRPASPRVRSAQKPRAGTPPRRSVAVMSDLTQTPMITSILDSSKSAGNVFQSTVLDGHSIHPDFDVSVIKVLQQQQQPPPPVEPETEKKILEMQTFLLTYITAKLEHSLKLLKEEAETDLLTKAEEVEQMRARVNEKKRQYHVLEKRKQLNSLLDLQITSLTPLAAAAEQFAQEYRSFATAIDTTRHELPVKNIHIEEDRGQFLDGAVVSLKESEQILQQYTRDIPADTEVTSECLKDMKNTAEDLSQQLHRGFSDVLELSSLVGRETVHIQQSIEEDKLGFTAAQNLYCA from the exons ATGGCGTCGAGAAAACCTTCAACACTTTTGAAAGGACAGAAATCTGCCTCAGAAGATTCGCAAAA CtcaagaaatgaaaacagcgGGAATGACAGTGGAACGAGAGTTAAAGCAAAAT CGGCTGGAACAATTGTGAAGTCTCGTTAtttgcagacagagagaaaaacaatgacaaag AACTCCGTTCTCAACGAGTCGACCTTTTTGCCACCCCGGCCCGCGTCGCCCAGAGTGCGTAGTGCCCAGAAACCCAGAGCGGGCACCCCTCCCAGGCGCTCCGTGGCCGTGATGTCGGATCTCACCCAGACGC CAATGATCACCAGCATACTGGATTCTTCAAAGTCTGCAGGAAACGTTTTCCAGTCCACCGTGCTGGATGGCCACTCTATTCACCCAGACTTTGATGTCTCCGTCATTAAAG tgctgcagcagcagcagcagccaccGCCACCGGTGGAGcctgaaacagagaagaaaatctTAGAGATGCAAACTTTCCTGCTGACATACATCACAGCAAAG ttgGAGCACAGTTTAAAACTACTGAAAGAGGAAGCTGAAACGGACCTACTGACCAAGGCTGAAGAGGTGGAGCAAATGCGGGCCagagtgaatgaaaagaaacGCCAGTACCACGTACTGGAAAAACGCAAGCAACTGAACAGCTTACTGGATTTACAG ATCACATCGCTGACTCCTCTTGCTGCGGCTGCTGAACAGTTCGCTCAAGAGTACAGGTCCTTTGCCACAGCCATAGACACCACCCGCCACGAGCTGCCAGTGAAAAACATCCACATcgaggaggacagaggacagttcCTGG ATGGAGCCGTCGTTTCCTtgaaagagagtgagcaaaTCCTGCAGCAGTACACAAGAGATATCCCTGCGGACACTGAGGTGACCTCAGAGTGTctgaaagacatgaagaacaCGGCAGAGGACCTCAGTCAACAACTGCACAG gGGCTTTTCAGACGTGTTGGAGCTGTCTTCTTTAGTTGGCCGGGAAACAGTTCACATCCAGCAGTCCATAGAGGAAGACAAGCTTGGATTCACTGCAGCTCAAAATCTATATTGCGCATAA